One Brassica napus cultivar Da-Ae chromosome C2, Da-Ae, whole genome shotgun sequence DNA window includes the following coding sequences:
- the LOC106385089 gene encoding probable membrane-associated kinase regulator 6 isoform X2, which translates to MEVNQEASSMPVVPIDSFSYSWVVNCPSLEDSIDDYHQTYEDSSSSFIEMDPRLPPSRRFFINKSHESSFKFDNFVSFSDEDHSLVHADELFRDGYVMPYLSKATSAATEEEYEPLDKKTEKKMETRDIKSKSPSSCRKLRRVSKWVLLLLTPLCKRLRRCRTAGSSGGIGIDSRIRVTTLSRSRVHSDEMTSSPRISVADDYYWRRSCDSESSIYEAVLHCKKSFEK; encoded by the exons aTGGAAGTAAATCAAGAAGCTTCATCAATGCCAGTAGTTCCCATAGATAGTTTCTCTTACAGTTGGGTAGTTAACTGTCCTTCTTTAGAAGATTCCATTGATGATTATCATCAAACCTACgaagattcttcttcttccttcataGAGATGGATCCAAGATTGCCTCCTTCGAGAAGATTCTTCATCAACAAATCCCATGAAAGTAGCTTCAAGTTCGATAACTTCGTCTCTTTCTCCGACGAAGATCACTCTTTAGTTCACGCCGACGAGCTTTTCCGCGACGGCTACGTCATGCCTTATCTATCAAAAGCCACGTCAGCAGCTACGGAAGAAGAATATGAGCCGTTGGACAAGAAAAcggagaagaagatggagacaCGTGACATTAAGAGCAAGTCTCCTTCTTCTTGTAGAAAGTTGAGAAGAGTTTCGAAATGGGTTTTGTTGTTATTGACGCCACTGTGTAAGAGATTAAGGAGATGTAGAACCGCTGGATCATCCGGAGGTATCGGTATCGACTCTAGGATCCGTGTAACGACGTTGTCTAGAAGCAGAGTTCATTCTGATGAAATGACTTCGTCGCCAAGAATAAGTGTTGCAGATGATTATTATTGGAGAAGGTCTTGTGACTCAGAGAGCTCCATTTACGAAGCCGTTCTTCATTGCAAGAAATCTTTCG AGAAATGA
- the LOC106385089 gene encoding probable membrane-associated kinase regulator 6 isoform X1 translates to MFSIQTFLSQTKASEHTQEHIYIPTKQTKITMEVNQEASSMPVVPIDSFSYSWVVNCPSLEDSIDDYHQTYEDSSSSFIEMDPRLPPSRRFFINKSHESSFKFDNFVSFSDEDHSLVHADELFRDGYVMPYLSKATSAATEEEYEPLDKKTEKKMETRDIKSKSPSSCRKLRRVSKWVLLLLTPLCKRLRRCRTAGSSGGIGIDSRIRVTTLSRSRVHSDEMTSSPRISVADDYYWRRSCDSESSIYEAVLHCKKSFEK, encoded by the exons ATGTTCTCCATTCAAACATTTTTGTCTCAGACAAAAGCATCTGAACACACTCAAGAACATATATACATCCccaccaaacaaacaaaaataaccaTGGAAGTAAATCAAGAAGCTTCATCAATGCCAGTAGTTCCCATAGATAGTTTCTCTTACAGTTGGGTAGTTAACTGTCCTTCTTTAGAAGATTCCATTGATGATTATCATCAAACCTACgaagattcttcttcttccttcataGAGATGGATCCAAGATTGCCTCCTTCGAGAAGATTCTTCATCAACAAATCCCATGAAAGTAGCTTCAAGTTCGATAACTTCGTCTCTTTCTCCGACGAAGATCACTCTTTAGTTCACGCCGACGAGCTTTTCCGCGACGGCTACGTCATGCCTTATCTATCAAAAGCCACGTCAGCAGCTACGGAAGAAGAATATGAGCCGTTGGACAAGAAAAcggagaagaagatggagacaCGTGACATTAAGAGCAAGTCTCCTTCTTCTTGTAGAAAGTTGAGAAGAGTTTCGAAATGGGTTTTGTTGTTATTGACGCCACTGTGTAAGAGATTAAGGAGATGTAGAACCGCTGGATCATCCGGAGGTATCGGTATCGACTCTAGGATCCGTGTAACGACGTTGTCTAGAAGCAGAGTTCATTCTGATGAAATGACTTCGTCGCCAAGAATAAGTGTTGCAGATGATTATTATTGGAGAAGGTCTTGTGACTCAGAGAGCTCCATTTACGAAGCCGTTCTTCATTGCAAGAAATCTTTCG AGAAATGA